One Luteibacter sp. 9135 DNA segment encodes these proteins:
- a CDS encoding restriction endonuclease produces the protein MFAARQTPSPGGDALARLIWQDFEHLLAEYYRGQGYHVERHNASRLLQVPKGGIDLRLRRGSETVVVQCKHWDAEEVQLADVNELLGNMLNEAASRGIFVTRGRYSREAAALMRRQPRLQLVDGDMLRAMLKLPERVDTARTTRSERTPGLPRRHATGVPSWLGPALLAFAIAGLLALFIWRTVTRHEEPAPPPSAGTADSQAHAVAPTSVDVSESAGGAGGTTSPAAVQSPLPPALPPLSGASGIVNKAAPLNPPSAMREIAERERLRQPSENARHARLHEDGMTVLERSTRELGSHD, from the coding sequence ATGTTTGCGGCACGACAGACTCCGTCCCCCGGAGGCGATGCCCTCGCGCGCCTCATCTGGCAGGATTTCGAGCACCTGCTTGCCGAGTACTACCGTGGCCAGGGTTACCACGTCGAGCGCCATAACGCCTCCCGCCTCCTGCAGGTCCCGAAAGGCGGCATCGACCTGCGCCTGCGCCGCGGCAGCGAGACCGTGGTCGTCCAGTGCAAGCACTGGGACGCCGAGGAAGTGCAGCTGGCCGACGTCAACGAACTGCTCGGCAACATGCTCAACGAAGCCGCCAGCCGCGGCATATTCGTCACCCGTGGCCGCTACAGCCGCGAGGCCGCCGCGCTCATGCGCCGCCAGCCGCGGCTGCAACTGGTCGACGGCGACATGCTCCGGGCGATGCTCAAGCTGCCCGAACGCGTCGATACGGCGCGGACGACGCGAAGCGAGCGCACGCCCGGCCTGCCGCGGCGTCATGCCACGGGCGTGCCTTCCTGGCTCGGGCCGGCGCTGTTGGCGTTCGCTATTGCCGGCCTGCTCGCCCTGTTCATCTGGCGCACGGTAACGCGCCACGAAGAACCGGCGCCGCCGCCATCCGCCGGCACGGCGGACAGCCAGGCCCACGCCGTAGCGCCAACCTCCGTCGACGTTTCGGAATCCGCCGGGGGCGCCGGAGGCACCACATCGCCGGCCGCAGTGCAGTCGCCCCTCCCACCGGCCCTGCCGCCTTTGAGCGGCGCCTCCGGCATCGTCAACAAGGCCGCACCGCTCAATCCGCCCTCCGCCATGCGCGAGATCGCCGAGCGCGAGCGGCTGCGTCAGCCATCCGAAAACGCGCGCCATGCACGCCTGCACGAGGACGGCATGACGGTGCTCGAACGCAGCACCCGCGAACTGGGCTCGCACGATTGA
- a CDS encoding phosphoketolase family protein, with protein MTETLAPDLLRRMHAYWRAANYLTVGQIYLRDNPMLEQPLRREHIKHRLLGHWGTTSGLNFIYTHLNRVIVERDLDMIYVMGPGHGGPGVVAHTYLEGSYTEVYPHIDRSEAGMRELFRQFSWPYGIPSHVAPETPGSIHEGGELGYSLSHAFGAAFDNPDLVVACVVGDGEAETGALATGWHANKFLNPARDGAVLPILHLNGYKIANPTVLARIHPDELRDLMRGYGYEPHFVEGHEPEPMHQAFAAALDTCLDEIKRIQDDARKDDAADAVRPRWPMIVLRSPKGWTGPKNVDGKPLEGTWRAHQVPIADFTSDEHLKILEDWMKSYDAHELFDERGRFREQFASLAPTGRRRMGMNPHANGGLLLKQLHMPHFHTFAEDVRTPGDHKAGATAVLGTFLREVMRQNMQTFRLFGPDETASNRLQAVYEASGKTWMAGREAVDEDLSPAGRVMEVLSEHQCQGWLEGYLLTGRHGLFSCYEAFIHIIDSMMNQHAKWLKVTRTMSWRPPIASLNYLLSSHVWHQDHNGFSHQDPGFIDHVANKKSEIVRIYLPPDANCLLSVADHCLRSRHYVNVIIAGKQPDWQWLDIESAIRHCAAGAGIWHWASRGVESPDVVMACAGDAPTVEVLAAVMLLREYVPDIRIRVVNVVDLMSLEQPDEHPHGMDDDVFDDLFTKDTPVIFAFHGYPGIIHKLTYRRHNHDNIHVRGYKEEGTTTTALDMMVLNNMDRFQLALDAINRIPRLAGEREKAEQRYWSDIQRHKLYVSEHGEDLPEVRDWQWKAEETDA; from the coding sequence ATGACCGAGACGCTTGCGCCCGATCTTCTACGCCGCATGCACGCCTACTGGCGCGCTGCCAACTACCTCACCGTGGGCCAGATCTACCTCCGCGACAATCCGATGCTGGAGCAGCCTCTCCGGCGCGAGCACATCAAGCATCGCCTGCTCGGCCACTGGGGCACCACCAGCGGCCTCAACTTCATCTACACCCACTTGAACCGCGTGATCGTCGAACGCGACCTGGACATGATCTACGTGATGGGTCCCGGTCACGGCGGCCCCGGCGTGGTGGCGCACACCTACCTGGAAGGCTCGTACACCGAGGTCTACCCGCATATCGACCGCAGCGAAGCGGGCATGCGCGAACTGTTCCGCCAGTTTTCCTGGCCGTACGGCATTCCCAGCCACGTCGCACCGGAAACGCCGGGTTCCATTCACGAAGGCGGCGAACTGGGCTATTCGCTGTCGCATGCGTTCGGCGCGGCATTCGACAATCCCGATCTGGTGGTGGCCTGCGTGGTGGGCGACGGCGAAGCGGAAACCGGCGCGCTGGCCACCGGCTGGCACGCGAACAAGTTCCTCAATCCGGCCCGCGACGGCGCCGTGCTGCCCATCCTGCACCTCAACGGCTACAAGATCGCCAACCCCACGGTGCTGGCGCGCATCCATCCGGACGAACTGCGCGACCTCATGCGCGGCTACGGCTACGAGCCGCACTTCGTCGAGGGCCATGAGCCCGAACCGATGCACCAGGCATTCGCGGCCGCGTTGGACACCTGCCTGGACGAGATCAAGCGCATCCAGGACGACGCGCGCAAGGACGATGCGGCGGACGCCGTGCGGCCGCGCTGGCCGATGATCGTGCTGCGCAGCCCCAAGGGCTGGACCGGGCCGAAGAACGTAGACGGCAAGCCGCTGGAAGGCACCTGGCGTGCCCATCAGGTGCCTATCGCCGACTTCACCTCGGATGAGCACCTGAAGATTCTCGAAGACTGGATGAAGAGCTACGACGCGCACGAGCTGTTCGACGAGCGTGGCCGTTTCCGCGAGCAGTTCGCCTCGCTGGCGCCGACCGGCCGGCGCCGCATGGGCATGAACCCGCATGCCAACGGCGGCCTGCTGCTGAAGCAGCTGCACATGCCGCACTTCCACACGTTCGCCGAGGACGTCCGCACACCCGGCGACCACAAGGCCGGCGCCACCGCGGTGCTGGGCACCTTCCTGCGTGAAGTGATGCGCCAGAACATGCAGACCTTCCGCCTGTTCGGCCCCGACGAAACCGCGTCCAACCGCCTGCAGGCCGTGTACGAGGCCAGCGGCAAGACCTGGATGGCCGGGCGCGAGGCCGTGGACGAAGACCTGTCGCCCGCCGGCCGCGTGATGGAGGTGCTGAGCGAGCACCAGTGCCAGGGCTGGCTGGAGGGCTACCTGCTGACGGGGCGACACGGACTGTTCTCGTGCTACGAGGCCTTCATCCACATCATCGATTCGATGATGAACCAGCACGCGAAGTGGCTGAAGGTCACCCGCACCATGTCGTGGCGGCCGCCGATCGCGTCACTCAACTACCTGCTCAGTTCGCACGTGTGGCACCAGGACCACAACGGCTTCTCGCACCAGGACCCGGGTTTCATCGACCACGTGGCCAACAAGAAATCCGAGATCGTGCGCATCTACCTGCCGCCGGATGCCAACTGCCTGCTGTCCGTGGCCGACCATTGCCTGCGCAGCCGCCATTACGTCAACGTCATCATCGCCGGCAAGCAGCCCGACTGGCAGTGGCTGGACATCGAAAGCGCGATCCGTCATTGCGCGGCGGGCGCCGGTATCTGGCATTGGGCCAGCCGTGGCGTGGAAAGCCCCGACGTGGTGATGGCCTGCGCGGGCGACGCGCCCACCGTCGAGGTGCTGGCCGCCGTGATGCTGCTGCGCGAATACGTGCCCGATATCCGCATCCGCGTGGTCAACGTGGTGGACCTGATGTCGCTGGAACAACCCGACGAGCATCCGCACGGCATGGACGACGACGTGTTCGACGACCTGTTCACCAAGGACACGCCGGTGATCTTCGCCTTCCACGGCTATCCGGGCATCATCCACAAGCTGACCTATCGCCGGCACAACCACGACAACATCCACGTGCGCGGCTACAAGGAAGAAGGCACCACCACGACCGCGCTGGACATGATGGTGCTGAACAACATGGATCGTTTCCAGCTGGCGCTGGATGCGATCAACCGCATTCCCCGCCTGGCCGGCGAGCGCGAGAAGGCCGAGCAGCGCTACTGGTCGGACATCCAGCGGCACAAGCTCTATGTCAGCGAGCACGGCGAGGATCTTCCGGAGGTCCGCGACTGGCAATGGAAGGCCGAGGAGACCGACGCGTGA
- a CDS encoding acetate/propionate family kinase — MSRPGHVLALNTGSSSLKYGLYRVDGERCEALFSGQTEGAADNDPLSALLASLSEQDLPAPDAIGHRIVHGGPNVRAHARIDAAMMEHLGQACAFAPLHVPPAVALVKQCAARFPGLPQVACFDTAFHASMPAVAKTLPLPADLREGGIERYGFHGLSYESIVRQLGDDLPSRVVIAHLGNGASLCAVRDGQSIDTTMGLTPTGGLVMGTRPGDLDPGVLLYLMRERGYDADALETLVDREAGLKGLSGGTSDMRELHATDSEVSRLAQDVFVHVARKHVAAMVASLGGIDLLVFTGGIGEHDEVTRDAILAGLRWIGDFASRTVPTQEDEQIARHTHHLTRTPTPAT; from the coding sequence GTGAGCCGGCCCGGGCACGTGCTGGCGCTCAACACGGGATCGTCGTCACTGAAATACGGGTTGTATCGCGTCGACGGCGAGCGGTGCGAGGCGTTGTTCTCGGGGCAGACCGAGGGCGCGGCGGATAACGATCCCCTCTCGGCCCTGCTCGCTTCGTTAAGCGAGCAGGACCTGCCCGCGCCCGACGCCATCGGCCACCGCATCGTGCACGGCGGTCCGAACGTACGTGCGCACGCCCGGATAGACGCGGCGATGATGGAACACCTGGGACAGGCGTGTGCCTTCGCACCGCTGCACGTGCCGCCGGCGGTGGCGCTGGTGAAGCAATGCGCGGCACGTTTCCCGGGACTGCCGCAGGTAGCCTGCTTCGATACGGCCTTCCATGCGTCGATGCCGGCGGTAGCGAAGACCCTGCCCTTGCCGGCGGACCTGCGCGAGGGCGGTATCGAACGCTACGGTTTCCACGGGCTGTCGTACGAATCCATCGTGCGGCAACTGGGCGACGACCTGCCCTCGCGCGTGGTCATCGCGCACCTGGGCAACGGTGCCAGCCTGTGCGCCGTGCGCGACGGCCAGTCGATCGACACCACCATGGGCCTTACCCCCACCGGCGGCCTGGTGATGGGTACGCGCCCGGGCGACCTGGACCCGGGCGTGCTGCTGTACCTGATGCGCGAGCGCGGTTACGACGCCGATGCGCTGGAAACCCTGGTCGACCGCGAGGCCGGCCTGAAAGGACTCTCCGGCGGCACCAGCGACATGCGCGAACTGCATGCCACGGACAGCGAGGTCTCGAGGCTGGCCCAGGACGTGTTCGTCCATGTCGCCCGCAAGCATGTCGCCGCCATGGTCGCCTCCCTCGGCGGCATCGACCTGCTCGTCTTCACCGGCGGCATCGGCGAGCACGACGAAGTGACCCGCGACGCGATCCTCGCCGGCCTGCGCTGGATCGGCGATTTCGCCTCACGCACCGTCCCCACACAGGAAGACGAACAAATCGCCCGCCACACCCACCACCTGACCCGCACCCCCACCCCCGCCACGTAG
- a CDS encoding fumarate hydratase, whose translation MTSIKQDDLITSVADALQYISYYHPVDYIKNLSAAYEREESPAARDAIAQILINSRMCAEGHRPICQDTGIVTVFLKVGMNVRWDDATMGVEDMVNEGVRRAYNHPDNKLRASVLADPAGKRMNTRDNTPAVVNVSIVPGDTLDVIVAAKGGGSEAKSKFAMLNPSDSIVDWVLKTVPTMGAGWCPPGMLGIGIGGTAEKAMLLAKEALMEPIDIVDLIARGPSNRAEELRLELYEKVNALGIGAQGLGGLTTVLDIKVKDYPTHAANLPVAMIPNCAATRHAHFVMDGSGPVSLDPPSLDDWPKLTYDASKGRRVNLDTITREDVLDWKPGETILLNGKLLTGRDAAHKRMIDMLNRGETLPVDFTNRFIYYVGPVDPVRDEVVGPAGPTTATRMDKFTRQMLESTGLLGMVGKSERGPAAIEAIRDNKAVYLMAVGGSAYLVSKAIKASRVLAFEDLGMEAIYEFEVKDMPVTVAVDSAGTSVHETGPKEWRSKIGKIPVVVV comes from the coding sequence ATGACCTCGATCAAGCAGGACGACCTCATCACCAGCGTCGCTGACGCCCTCCAGTACATCTCGTACTACCACCCGGTCGACTACATCAAAAACCTCTCCGCCGCATACGAGCGTGAAGAGTCGCCGGCGGCCCGGGATGCCATCGCCCAGATCCTCATCAACTCGCGCATGTGCGCCGAGGGCCACCGGCCGATCTGCCAGGACACCGGCATCGTCACGGTTTTCCTCAAGGTGGGCATGAACGTGCGCTGGGACGACGCCACGATGGGCGTCGAGGACATGGTCAACGAAGGCGTGCGCCGCGCCTACAACCACCCGGACAACAAGCTGCGTGCCTCGGTGCTGGCCGATCCGGCAGGCAAGCGCATGAACACCCGTGACAACACGCCGGCCGTGGTCAACGTGTCGATCGTGCCGGGCGACACCCTCGACGTGATCGTCGCCGCCAAGGGCGGCGGCTCGGAAGCCAAGTCGAAGTTCGCCATGCTCAACCCGTCCGATTCCATCGTCGACTGGGTGCTGAAGACCGTGCCGACCATGGGCGCCGGCTGGTGCCCGCCGGGCATGCTCGGCATCGGCATCGGCGGCACCGCCGAGAAGGCCATGCTGCTGGCGAAGGAGGCGCTGATGGAGCCGATCGACATCGTCGACCTGATCGCCCGTGGCCCGTCCAACCGGGCAGAAGAACTGCGCCTGGAGCTGTACGAGAAGGTCAACGCGCTGGGCATCGGCGCGCAGGGCCTCGGTGGCCTGACCACCGTGCTCGACATCAAGGTGAAGGATTATCCCACCCACGCGGCCAACCTGCCCGTGGCGATGATCCCCAACTGCGCCGCCACTCGCCATGCGCACTTCGTGATGGACGGCTCCGGTCCGGTGTCGCTCGATCCGCCGTCGCTGGACGACTGGCCGAAGCTTACCTACGACGCGTCCAAGGGTCGCCGGGTGAACCTCGACACCATCACCCGCGAGGACGTGCTCGACTGGAAGCCGGGCGAGACCATCCTGCTCAACGGCAAGCTGCTCACGGGCCGCGACGCCGCGCACAAGCGGATGATCGACATGTTGAATCGCGGCGAGACGCTGCCCGTGGACTTCACCAACCGCTTCATCTACTACGTGGGCCCCGTGGACCCCGTGCGCGACGAAGTGGTCGGCCCCGCCGGCCCGACCACGGCCACGCGCATGGACAAGTTCACCCGGCAGATGCTCGAGAGCACCGGCCTGCTGGGCATGGTCGGCAAGAGCGAGCGCGGTCCCGCCGCGATCGAAGCCATCCGCGACAACAAGGCCGTGTACCTGATGGCCGTCGGCGGCTCGGCGTACCTGGTCTCCAAGGCGATCAAGGCCTCGCGGGTGCTGGCCTTCGAAGACCTGGGCATGGAAGCGATCTACGAGTTCGAGGTGAAGGACATGCCCGTGACCGTCGCCGTCGACAGCGCCGGCACGTCGGTGCACGAGACCGGCCCGAAGGAATGGCGCTCGAAGATCGGCAAGATCCCCGTTGTCGTGGTGTAA
- a CDS encoding thioredoxin family protein, which yields MRQLRTVFLALVVAVSTLAAAAPALAAQTAPEFAGIANWQNSRPLTMKGLRGKVVLIDFWAYSCINCLRTLPHVTRWYDQYKDKGLVIVGVHSPEFAFEKQDANVRDAIAKYNIKYPVAQDNDLETWDAWDNQYWPAEYLVDQRGNVVAHHFGEGNYAEMENAIRTLLGLPRLAAATENDKDAPDFSQLGSPEMYFGSERSKNNASAGGDSTGTRDFTAPSRLELNQFALVGKWEIGRQNASLVGPTGEIRLHFKAKKVHMVASANDPVTLQIAVDGKPMAPVTVQKSQLYTLFDGDGYKDHVLTIKIDKANFHAFTFTFG from the coding sequence ATGCGTCAGCTACGTACCGTTTTCCTCGCCCTGGTGGTGGCCGTGTCCACCCTGGCCGCCGCGGCGCCCGCCCTGGCGGCGCAGACCGCGCCGGAGTTCGCCGGTATCGCCAACTGGCAGAATTCCAGGCCGCTGACGATGAAGGGCCTGCGCGGCAAGGTGGTGTTGATCGATTTCTGGGCGTATTCGTGCATCAACTGCCTGCGCACCCTGCCCCACGTCACCCGCTGGTACGACCAGTACAAGGACAAGGGCCTGGTGATCGTCGGCGTGCATTCGCCGGAATTCGCCTTCGAGAAGCAGGATGCCAACGTCCGCGACGCCATCGCCAAATACAACATCAAGTATCCCGTTGCCCAGGACAACGACCTGGAAACCTGGGACGCCTGGGACAACCAGTACTGGCCGGCCGAGTACCTGGTGGACCAGCGCGGCAACGTGGTCGCCCATCATTTCGGTGAGGGCAACTACGCCGAGATGGAGAACGCTATCCGCACGCTGCTCGGCCTGCCCCGCCTCGCCGCCGCCACCGAGAACGACAAGGACGCCCCGGATTTCAGCCAGCTGGGCTCCCCGGAGATGTACTTCGGCAGCGAGCGCAGCAAGAACAACGCCAGCGCCGGCGGCGACAGCACGGGCACGCGCGACTTCACCGCGCCGTCCCGCCTGGAGCTCAACCAGTTCGCCCTGGTCGGCAAGTGGGAAATCGGCCGCCAGAATGCGTCCCTGGTCGGCCCGACCGGCGAGATCCGCCTGCATTTCAAGGCGAAGAAGGTCCACATGGTCGCCAGCGCCAACGACCCGGTCACCCTCCAGATCGCCGTCGACGGCAAGCCGATGGCCCCGGTGACCGTGCAGAAGAGCCAGCTCTACACGTTGTTCGACGGTGACGGCTACAAGGACCACGTGCTGACGATCAAGATCGACAAGGCCAATTTCCACGCCTTCACCTTCACCTTCGGCTGA
- a CDS encoding PadR family transcriptional regulator: MHFFHHAKHHFHDTMAAMAMGRGGPGGRFGGGPFGFDDRGDGMRGGRGGGRFGGRMFGHGDLRLLLLALIEEQPRHGYELIRTIEEMFEGQYSPSPGAIYPTLTMLEELGYARVEAETGGKKLYAITETGSAFLRDNRDTLEALTERLQVMSRHMRRMSVPNEVREAMHTLKHQLVNHHKGWDDAELKRVAQLIEATARAIAERNA; the protein is encoded by the coding sequence ATGCACTTTTTCCACCACGCCAAACACCACTTCCACGACACGATGGCCGCCATGGCCATGGGCCGCGGGGGTCCAGGCGGCCGCTTCGGCGGCGGCCCGTTCGGCTTCGACGATCGCGGTGACGGCATGCGCGGTGGCCGCGGTGGCGGTCGCTTCGGCGGGCGCATGTTCGGCCACGGCGACCTGCGCCTCCTGCTGCTGGCCCTGATCGAGGAACAGCCTCGCCACGGCTACGAACTGATCCGCACCATCGAGGAGATGTTCGAAGGCCAGTACAGCCCCAGCCCGGGCGCCATCTACCCGACCCTGACCATGCTCGAGGAACTGGGCTATGCGCGGGTCGAGGCGGAAACCGGCGGCAAGAAGCTCTATGCCATCACCGAGACCGGTAGCGCCTTCCTTCGCGACAACCGCGACACGCTGGAAGCCCTGACCGAGCGCTTGCAGGTGATGTCCCGGCACATGCGCCGGATGAGCGTGCCCAACGAGGTGCGCGAGGCCATGCACACGCTGAAGCACCAGCTCGTCAACCATCACAAGGGCTGGGACGATGCCGAGCTCAAGCGGGTTGCGCAGCTGATCGAGGCCACGGCGCGGGCCATCGCGGAGCGCAACGCATGA
- a CDS encoding siderophore-interacting protein, giving the protein MNDAVQRHAITRVRHTLKARRLTVSRVQNLSPRMVRVTLTGDELEGFVTASPDDHVKLFFPVEGGAINAPTMTPEGPVYPTGVTPSPARDYTPRRYDATRNELDIDFVLHGEGPASTWAEQVKVGDTIGLGGPRGSMIVPDDFDHYVLVGDETALPAIGRWLEDMPAATPVTVLVEVAAGAERQVLARDVHWFIRGASTPSLDEMLAVLPIPAGDTYWWVAVESARARKLRTLLVETRGIDKDWVKATGYWQAE; this is encoded by the coding sequence ATGAACGACGCCGTCCAACGCCACGCCATCACCCGTGTCCGCCACACGCTCAAGGCACGCCGCTTGACGGTCTCGCGCGTGCAGAACCTTTCCCCGCGCATGGTCCGGGTCACCCTCACCGGCGACGAACTGGAGGGCTTCGTCACCGCCTCGCCCGACGACCACGTGAAGCTGTTCTTTCCCGTGGAAGGCGGTGCGATCAACGCGCCGACGATGACGCCGGAAGGTCCGGTCTACCCGACGGGCGTTACCCCCTCGCCCGCCCGCGATTACACGCCACGGCGCTACGACGCGACCCGCAACGAACTGGACATCGATTTCGTCCTGCACGGCGAGGGCCCGGCGTCCACCTGGGCCGAGCAGGTAAAGGTCGGCGATACGATCGGCCTGGGCGGGCCACGCGGTTCCATGATCGTGCCGGACGACTTCGACCACTACGTACTCGTCGGCGACGAAACGGCCCTGCCGGCCATCGGTCGCTGGCTGGAAGATATGCCGGCCGCCACACCGGTCACGGTGCTGGTGGAAGTGGCGGCCGGGGCGGAACGCCAGGTACTGGCCCGCGACGTGCACTGGTTCATCCGTGGCGCATCCACGCCGTCGCTCGACGAGATGCTGGCCGTGTTGCCCATCCCCGCCGGCGATACCTACTGGTGGGTAGCAGTCGAATCCGCTCGGGCGCGCAAGCTCCGCACCCTGCTGGTGGAGACGCGCGGCATCGACAAGGACTGGGTCAAGGCGACCGGCTACTGGCAGGCCGAGTAA